The following is a genomic window from Deltaproteobacteria bacterium.
TCGAGCACGCTCGGAAGCTTTCCGTCCTCGTAGCCGGCCTCCTTCAGGCCCGGCAGCGGCTGATCCTTCCAGACTTCGGCGAGCGTGAAACGCTTGGAGAACTCGAGCAGCTGCCAGACGTCGGCCCTCGCCTCGCCGGGTGCCTTCACCTGCTGGCGCCAATGCTGCCCGCGCCGCTCCGAGTTCCCGTACGCGCCCCACTTCTCGAAGATCATCGCCGCTGGAAGCACGAGGTCCGCCACCTTCGCGGAGACCGTCGGGTACACGTCCGAGACGACGATGAAGTTGTCGCCCTCGCGCGCGGCCTCGAGCCAGGGATTGATGTTCGGGTAGTCCTGGAACGGATTGGTCACGAGCGACCAGAAGAAGCGCACCTGACCCGACTTCAGCTGGCGCATCATCGCGACCGCGTGCGTGCCGATCTTGGGGTTGAGCGTCTTCGCGGGCAGCTTCCAGTGCCCCTCGGTGATCTCGCGGTGCTTGGGGTTGTTCACGACCATGTCGGCCGGCAGCCGGTGCGCGAACACGCCGACCTCGCGCGCCGTCCCGCACGCGGACGGCTGGCCGGTGAGCGAGAAGGCGCCCGAGCCCGGCGTCGAGATCTTCCCGCCGAGCAGGTGCAGCATGTAGGCCTGCTCGTTGACCCAGGTGCCGCGCGTGTGCTGGTTGAAGCCCATGGTCCAGAACGAGAGCACCTTGAGTGCGGGATCCGAGTAGATCTCCGCGAGCTCGACGAGCTGCTCCTTGGGCACGCCCGAGAGCTTGCTCACGTAGTCGGCGTCGTAGGGCGCGACCGACTTCTCGAACTCCTCGCGGCTGATGGTCCAGTGCGCGTCCGGAGTCGCGCGGTTCGCCTGCCCCTGCTCGAGCGGGTGGTCGTCCGGAAGCCCGTAGCCGATGTCCGTCGGCCCGGCCGCGAAGACGCAGTGCTTGTTCACGAAGTCCCAGTTCACCCGGCCCTTCTCGAGCATGTGGCGCGCGATGAAGTTCATGATCGCCAGGTCCGTCTGGGGGCGGAACACGATCTCGAGATCCGCCGCGTCGCTGGTGCGGTTGCTGAAGGTGGTCAGGTTCACGATCCGGGTCTTCTCATGCGTGAGCTTCCGGTCCGAGACCCGCGACCAGAGCACCGGGTGGCACTCGGCCATGTTCGCGCCCCAACACACGATCGCGTCGGCGTGCTCGATGTCGTCGTAGCAGCCGGGGGGCTCGTCCATGCCGAAGGTCTGCATGAACCCCGCGACCGCCGAGGCCATGCAGTGCCGCGCGTTCGGGTCGAGGTTGTTGGAGCGGAACCCCGCCTTCATCAGCTTGGCCGCGACGTAGCCCTCGTCGACCGTGAACTGCCCCGATCCGAAGATCGCGACGCTCGAAGGGCCGAGCGTGTCGTAGTACTGCTTCCACTTCGCGGCCATGACGTCGAAGGCCTGCTCCCAGCTCACCGGCGTGAAGCGGCCGTTCTTGTCGTACTTGCCGTTCTTCATGCGCAGCAGGGGCTTGGTGAGCCGGTCCTCGCCGTACTGGATCTTCGCGTTCGCGTAGCCCTTGATGCAGTTGATTCCGCGGTTCACCGGCGACTCGGGGTCGCCCTTCACCGCAACGACGCGCCCTTCCTTCGTCGCAACCAGGATCCCGCAGCCGACGCCGCAGAAGCGACAGGCTGATTTGTCCCAGGTCCAGCCCGCCTCGACGTCCAGCTTGTCCGCGGCCGCGAGCGCGTCTCGCGTCACGGGCAGACCGAAGGTCGTCGCTACCGACGCAGCGACCGCGGTCTTCAGGAAATCACGCCGTGTGTGACTGATGGGTGCCCCTCGTCTTCGAAGACGTGCACCGCCATCTCGGCGGAGATCACGTCGGGAAGTGCCTGGATCGCGCGCAGCCGGTCGGCACAGCCGTCCGTGCTGGTTGCCTCGATCGTGAGGACGAGGCGGCCGGCCGGGTCCACCTGATGGACCTCGACACCCGGCAGCGCGCCGACGGCCGCAGTCACGTCCCGGAGACGGTCTCCCCGACAGATGACGAGCACGCCCGACACGATCACGCCTTCCCTCCCGAGCTGCCCTGATCGCGTGCACGAATCAGGCCAGTCGCTCGTCGGATCTGGCGCAGTCCCGGTGAGTTACTCGGACACGCTCGCTCACGCAGCGCGTCTCGATGTCCCACGTCAGCGGGGTCGGTAGCGGAGCTCGCCGAGCGTGATCGCGATCGCGACCTTCGACATCAGCGTGAAGCAGAGCGCGCCGATGCCCCAGACCCCCGCTCCGACGAGGATCTCGTTCGCGCTCGGCGCATAGCGGTAGACCTCGCCGAGCGCGTCGGGCGTGAGACCGGGCAGCAGCAGTCCCAGACCCTTCTCGGTGAAGACGCCCACGATGGCGAGGACGCAGCCCGCGCTCAGCACACGCAGCCGGTTGCGCAGCGAAGGAACCAGGAAGATCGCAAACGCGATCGAGTTGCAGGCCAGCGCGAGCCAGGTGTAGCCGGCAATCCCGTGCTCCTCGAGGCCGAACCACTGGAACTCGGCATGGATCGTGTGGGCGCTGGCGGAGGCCGAGTAGAAGTCGCGGAACACCTCGCAGGCCAGGAAGA
Proteins encoded in this region:
- the napA gene encoding nitrate reductase catalytic subunit NapA — encoded protein: MSHTRRDFLKTAVAASVATTFGLPVTRDALAAADKLDVEAGWTWDKSACRFCGVGCGILVATKEGRVVAVKGDPESPVNRGINCIKGYANAKIQYGEDRLTKPLLRMKNGKYDKNGRFTPVSWEQAFDVMAAKWKQYYDTLGPSSVAIFGSGQFTVDEGYVAAKLMKAGFRSNNLDPNARHCMASAVAGFMQTFGMDEPPGCYDDIEHADAIVCWGANMAECHPVLWSRVSDRKLTHEKTRIVNLTTFSNRTSDAADLEIVFRPQTDLAIMNFIARHMLEKGRVNWDFVNKHCVFAAGPTDIGYGLPDDHPLEQGQANRATPDAHWTISREEFEKSVAPYDADYVSKLSGVPKEQLVELAEIYSDPALKVLSFWTMGFNQHTRGTWVNEQAYMLHLLGGKISTPGSGAFSLTGQPSACGTAREVGVFAHRLPADMVVNNPKHREITEGHWKLPAKTLNPKIGTHAVAMMRQLKSGQVRFFWSLVTNPFQDYPNINPWLEAAREGDNFIVVSDVYPTVSAKVADLVLPAAMIFEKWGAYGNSERRGQHWRQQVKAPGEARADVWQLLEFSKRFTLAEVWKDQPLPGLKEAGYEDGKLPSVLEAALKLGYRPDQTLYDALFATEANKAFAWPDPIAEGRSNDVAERLGFFVHKALWQEYRKFGLGNGHDLAEFDTYHKVRGLRWPVVNGRETRWRYSEGHDPYVKPGEGFNFYGKAAKTIPAGGPTGAPVDLTGKAKIFFRPYAPPAESPDAEYDLWLSTGRVLEHWHSGSMTKRVPELDRAVPHAKLYMHPEDASARGLARGEEALLESRRGSVRARIETEGRNLPPKGLVFVPWFDENLLINKLTLDATCPISKQTDFKKCACRVRKLPA
- a CDS encoding nitrate reductase formation protein NapD; the encoded protein is MIVSGVLVICRGDRLRDVTAAVGALPGVEVHQVDPAGRLVLTIEATSTDGCADRLRAIQALPDVISAEMAVHVFEDEGHPSVTHGVIS
- a CDS encoding polysulfide reductase, which gives rise to SIHTVTAFLFMGLKARPFWNSAILAPRFLASAFCSGPALLVLIFQILRSVRPIKISDEALRKIGELLAYAMAANLFFLACEVFRDFYSASASAHTIHAEFQWFGLEEHGIAGYTWLALACNSIAFAIFLVPSLRNRLRVLSAGCVLAIVGVFTEKGLGLLLPGLTPDALGEVYRYAPSANEILVGAGVWGIGALCFTLMSKVAIAITLGELRYRPR